In Elstera cyanobacteriorum, the genomic stretch TTCCCTGCGGATCGATCCAGCCGATATGGCCGTCGGCCCGGCGATAAATCACGTTCAACCCGCCATGGGTTGCGTGGCGGAACATGAGCACAGGCAGATCGCCAAGGTCAAGCCGCATTACCGCATCGGGGACAGCCAGGGTTTCGATCGCCACCTGCATTTCGGCCACAACCATTGGCTGGGCGCTGGGGGGCGCCTCTTCCTGTTCGGGCGCCAGCACATAGGAGGGTGCGGATTCGACGTCCGGCAGCGGGCCGCCGCGATGGTGATCTTCCTTCAGGCGGCGCTTATAGCGACGAATACGCTTTTCGGCATGTTCGATGGCTTCATCGGCGGCGCGATACGGATCGGTCGCGCTGGCTTTCGCTTGAACGGTCAGATTGCGCGCCACATGGACGGTGACATCAGCCCGGATCAGGTGCGCGTCGGGCGTGAGGACCAAGGTCGCATCTAAGGGACGGGCGAAATATTTGCTGACAGCATTGGTCAGGGTTTCAGTGATGTGGGTGCGCAGCGCATCGCCGACATCCATTTGCTTGCCTTTAACAGTAACCTGCATGGCAACCTACCCTTATTTCTGTGATAAGACTGGGCTAGGCAACGGTCCTGGCAGTTCGGCGACAATGGTCGCCGTCTCGTTACTCGGTTGACACCGATCTTTTTTCGGTCCCGCGTCGAGTTAACCCCCTAAACCGTCGCTAAAATGCAACAGTGTTGCCGGTTCTAACTCTTGTCGGCGCATCTCCCTATTTGTCTGGAAGATAGCGTTACAGGTTTTTTTAAATTCCGAAAGCCTTTTCGCGACGGCGCTGAACGGAAGAGGGAATTCGCATGGCCTCCCGATATTTTGCCACCGTCCGGCGGGCGATATCGACGCCGTCGGCCCTTAAAATTTCCACAATCTTGTCGTCCGACAGGATCTCGTCGGGCTTTTCGGCGTCGATCAGGGCTTTGATGCGATAGCGCACGGCTTCCGCCGAATGGGCCGCCGACCCATCCGCCGATTGAATGGCGGAGGTGAAGAAATATTTCAGCTCCAGCATCCCGCGCGGGGTGGCGATATATTTGGCGGTGGTGACGCGGCTGACCGTGCTTTCGTGCAGGCTGACCCCTTCGGCAATGTCGCGCAGGATCAGCGGGCGCAGGTGGGTGATGCCGTGGCGGAAGAAGCCATCCTGCTGGCGCACGATCTCGCTGGCGACCCTTAGGATCGTGGTGGCGCGCTGGTGCAGGGCTTTTACCAGCCAATTGGCCGTTTGGAACTGTTCGGAAATATAGTCGCGGTCGGCTTTGTTCAGCGATTGGCGGCGCACGCGCGTGTGATAGCGGTTATTGACCAGCACGCGCGGCAGGGTTTCTGGGTTGAGTTCCAGGTGCCAAGTTCCGTCTGGCAGCGCCTGCATGAGAATATCCGGCGTCACCGGATCGGCGGCGCTGCGTTCGAACGCTAGGCCCGGCTTGGGGTTCAGGGCGCGGATTTCCCCGATCATATCGGCAATATCGGCGGCATCGACGCCGCAAACCCGTTGCAGCCCGGCAAGGTCGCGGTGGGCGAGCAGGGGGAGGTTGTTCAGCAGCGCCTGCATCGCCGGATCCAGCCGGTTTTTCTCCGCCAGTTGCAGCGCAAGGCATTCGGCGAGCGAGCGGGCGCCGACCCCGGTCGGGTCGAAGCGCTGCACCTGCGCCAGCACGCTTTCAATCCGTGCCAGATCGCAGCCGAATTGCGCGGCAAAAGTTTCGAGCGGTTCGGGCAGATAGCCCGCGTCGTCGATGCTTTCGACCAGGGCGGCGGCAATCATCCGGTCGGTCGATTGGGCAAAGGTCAGTCCGACTTGCGCCATCAGATGTTGGCGCAGGGTCGGGGTTTCGCTCAGGGTTTCTTCCAGCCCGCGCAGATCATCGTCGAACGACCCGCCGCTGCCCGAGCCGCTGCCGCCGCCGGTCATGCTCAGGCCCGCTTCGACCATGCCAAGGTCGGTCCCGTCGCTTTCGGTGACGCGGCCGGGGGTTAGGCTATCGGTATCGGCCCAGTCGGTATCGAGTGGGCTGTCGTTGCTGGCGGGTAGGTCGGCGGTAAGGGCTTCGGCGGCATCGCGCGGCGCTTCCACCGGCGGGGCGGCGGCTTCGCTGGTATCTTCCCGCTCCAGCAGCGGGTTCCGCTCCAATTCGGCTTCGACAAAGGCGGTGAGTTCGAGATTCGACAGTTGCAGCAGCTTGATCGCCTGCTGCAACTGCGGCGTCATCACCAGCGATTGCGACTGCCGTAGATCGAGACGGGGCGCCAGCACCATAAAGCCCGCGAACCCTAAAGGCTAAACCGGTCGCCGAGATAGACCCGGCGCACGTCTTGATGGGCCACAATCTCGCGCGGGGTGCCGTGCATCAGCACCACGCCATCGTGCAGAATATAGGCGCGATCCACGATATCGAGCGTCTCGCGCACATTATGGTCGGTGATCAACACGCCGATGCCGCGATCTTTCAGATGTTTTACGAGATCACGGATATCGGAAACGGCGATGGGGTCGATCCCGGCCAAGGGCTCGTCGAGCAGCACGAAATCGGGCTGGGACGCGAGGGCGCGGGCGATTTCCGTGCGTCGCCGCTCCCCCCCCGACAGGGCGAGGGCGGGCGTGCGCCGCAGATGATCGATGGAAAATTCGGCCAGCAGCGCATCCAGCATCGCTTCGCGCTTATCGCGATCGCTTTCCACCACTTCCAGCACGGCGCGGATATTCTGCTCCACGCTCATGCCCCGGAAGATCGAGGCCTCCTGCGGCAGATAGCCGACGCCGAGGCGCGCGCGGCGGTACATAGGAAGCGTGGTGATATCATGGCCATCGAGCGTGATGCGCCCCGAATCGGCGCGAATCAGCCCCGTGATCATATAGAAGCAGGTGGTCTTCCCGGCCCCATTTGGCCCCAGCAGCCCGACCGCCTCGCCGCGCGCGACCGAGAGCGACACGTCGCGGACTACCGGGCGTTTCTTATAGCGTTTCCCTAGGCTATGGGCGGCAAGGCCGCTGCCACCGGTTGCCACCAAACGCGGCGTTGCGGCAGGGGTTTCGGGGGACGGCGGGGTTTGTCCGGTCAATTTTTGCCACCAGCGTCGATCATCATGTGTCCCTGCCATTACGGCCCCTTCCCGGCGGCGCCTGCCCGATTGGTCGGCGCTTGCGCCTCTCCCGGCACCAGCAGCCCGCGCACCGGCGCCCCTTCCCGTCCGGCGGCGGGGCCGCGCAGGATACGGCTAACGCCGGTTTTCATATTCACTTCGGCATAATCGCCATTCAGTTGGTTTTTACCCTGCGTCACTTTGACCCCGCCCAGCAGGGTCGCGATCTGCCGGTCCATGTCATAGACACCCTTGTCCGCCGAGGCGGCTTCGGCGGGGGTGGCGATTTGAAGATTGCCGAACCCATCGACTTTCGAAATTCGATTGGCTTTGCCGCTGGCGTCTTGGGCCAGATGGGCGGTTAGCACGTCGGCGGCAATGCGGCGGTCGGCCTCCACCGCTACAGCATCGCCGCGCGCGACGGCCACTTTGCGCCCGTCCCAATACTCAAGACTATCGCGCGCTGTGATCACCTGGGTCGGCGTTGTCAGCTTCAGCGCTTTCCCGGTCACGACCATCAATTGCCGGTCAAGGTCATAGGTGCCCTTGTCGCCGACCACCCGCTCGCTGGCCGTGACGATAACCACATCCTTATCGGCCTCGACCTTGGTGATCTGCGTCTGCCCATCGGGCATTTCCCGATAATAGGCGCGCAGGGTTTGGGCGGTGACGGTCAGGCCGCCGCGCTGCACCCGAGCGCCGCCGGTGGCGATATAGACTTTCTCGTCCCGGCGCCATTCGATGCCCTTTTCCGCATCGATGGAAACGGGGCCGCTGCCGCTGGTCGTCGGAAGTTGGGCGAGGGCCGAAGCGCTGAGGAGCGCGCTGACTAATATGGAAACGATAGGCCAGCGCATCACGAGGCGCCCCGCGTATCGCGCAGCACCACCCGTGATTTGCCAATCAAAAACACCCGCTGACCCTTATCGAGAATTTCGAACCCGTCTTCGGCGCTTAGATCGCCCTGCGGCCCTTGGCCGGTCACGGGCAAAATTCCGGCGACGCGCTTGCGGGCTAAATCGGCCTGCGCTTGTTCAGTATGCATTTCATAGCCGCTATCATGAAACATCGTCACGGCGCCGCTCATGGTCAGCATCCGATGATCTTTATCGTAGCGCCCTTCATGGGCGGAAAGCTGAACCCAATCGCCCTTATCGCCGCTCAGGTCGGCTTTCGGCTGGGTCAGCAGCAGTTGCGAATCTTTAGTGACGGCGCCGGGGATAGCCAGTTGCGTCGCTTCCGTCGCGGTCAGCGTATAGGGCCGCCCGCCTTCATCGGTGCCGACAAAGCGCGGGTTGAGCATGCGCACCGTCGCTTCCTCTTCCCGCGAGACCGGCAGTTTCGATAAGCGGAAGCGCTTTTCATCGGGGAACAGCGTCGGCCAGGCCAGCAGGCCCGCCAGCAGCGTTAACGCGACCGCAGGCAGCAGCAGCCGCGCCGCCGCGACCCAGCGCGAGCGCGTTTGAACCCGCCGAACGGTCGCCGCCGCGCTCATCAATGCACCCCGGCGCGCAGGCAGTCGTGAATATGCAGCAACCCAACCGCCACGCCGCTTTCGACAACGAACAGGCTGGTGATCGATTTGCTGTTCAGGATCGCCACCGCTTCCGCCGCCAAGGCCTGGGGGCGGATGGTGACGGGGTTGCGGGTCATCACCTCGGCAACGGGCCGGTCGATATTCTCGATATGGCGGCGCAAATCGCCATCGGTAACAATGCCCAGCAGGCGGCCATCGGCGCCGGCAACCCCGGTACAGCCGAAGCGTTTGGAGGTCATTTCCAGAATGGCGGCGCGCAGGCTGGTCTCGGGTGTTACCAGCGGCAGCGCCTCGCCGCTGTGCATCAGGTCCGCCACCCGGCGCACTTTCTGCCCCAGCGCGCCGCCGGGGTGAAAGACCTTGAAATCATGGGCGCTGAAGTTGCGCCGTTCCAGCAAAGCCACCGCCAGCGCGTCGCCAATCGCCAGTGCCAGCGTGGTGGAGGTGGTGGGGGCCAAACCATTCGGACAGGCTTCCGCCGTTTTCGGGAGTGGCAGGACCACATCCGCCGACTCGCCCAAGGTGCTACCGTCCTGCCGGGTGATGGCGATCAGCGGGATCGAAAAGCGCTTGCTATAGGCGATAATGTCCAAAAGCTCGTGCGTCTCGCCGGAGTTGGACAGTGCCAACACCACATCGCTGCGGGTGATCATGCCAAGGTCGCCGTGGCTGGCTTCCCCCGGGTGTACAAAAAAGGCAGGCGTGCCGGTCGAGGCGAGGGTGGCCGCAATCTTGCGGCCGATATGGCCGCTCTTGCCCATACCGGTGACGATGATGCGCCCGGCGGCGCCTTCCAGCAGATCGACCGCCGCGTCCAGCCGGTCGCCCCCCGCCCCCGCCAATCCGTCGATCAGGGTCTGCAGCCCTTCTTGCGCCAGTGCGAACACCCGCCGGGCGACGGCGCGGTTGGTTTCGGCGGCGGTAACGGTCGGGGCGAGGGTCGAAAGATCGGTCACGGTAAACTGCCTAGGAGGGGCGCAAGGCGCCGCTGGGAAAGGGTTGGCCGGGCTTTTGCATGCGCGGGCCGCGCCTTGCCCGCACTATGCGCCGCCTGGGCTTGAAAGGTCAATTGCCCACGCACTAGGCAATCGCTTCCGGGTCGAAAAAATTTCTGTTTAACAATAATATTTTTCTGTTAAACAGAAATACCAATCAGGGAGGCTGGGATGAGTGCTGTCGATGAAGGGCTGGCGGTGATGGCGCGCGTCGGGCGTCGGGCGCGCTGGGTGATTTGGGGCTGCGTGGCGCTGCTGTGTGTGTTGGTCGGCCTCGTGAGCCTTGAGTTGCCGACGTTCCTGCTGAACCATCCGCAGATTGCGCCGCTGGTGCCGGGTAGCGCCGAGGTGCGCACGGCCTTGGCCGCGATGCCCTTGACCGCGCGGGGACTGCTGTTCGTGATCCTGTTGATCAGCGCCGCGCCCTTCCTGTGGGCCTTGGTCGAGGCGGCGCAGATCGCCCGGCTGATGGCGGCGGGGCAGGGGTTTTCGCCCGCCTTGCCGCGCCGCTTGCGCCGCATCGGCTGGGCGCTGGTCCTTACCCTCGTCAGCCGCCCGCTGGCGGGCATGGGGCTGACGGCCTTCGTGACCTATCACCTGTCGCAGAGCGTCGCGATCCCGCGCGCGACCACCCTGTCGTTCAGTTCCGACGATCTTGGCTTCGCGCTGATCGGTATTGCCGTGCTGGCGCTGGCGGCGATTGCCCGTAGTATCGTCGCGCTGGCCGATGACGCGCGCGGTATCGTCTAAGCGGTGGCGATCCGCGTGACCATCGACCGGTTGATGGTCGAACGCAAACTGAAGTCGAAAGACGTTGCCGAAGCGCTGGGCATCACCGAGGCCAATTTCTCCCTGCTGAAGAACGGCCATGTGAAGGGCATGCGCTTCGGCACGCTCGATAAGCTCTGCACGCTGCTGGGGTGCCAGCCGGGCGATATTCTGCGCCATGATCCGAGCGAGCCCGAAGCCGATTAACCCTGCCGCAGCAGCGGCGCGGCCTTCTGCCCCAGGGCAACCCAGGTGCCAGCAAAGCCGAGCGCGAGGGTAATGCCAAGGCTGAGCAGGGTAATCGCGCCGACCGGTAGCGGCAGGAAAACCCAATCGGCCCGCATCAGGAAGGTCACAACGCCCCAGCTTGCCAGCGTGCCGATCAGAATAGCGATGACGGCGGTGGCAAAGCCCAGCACGCCATATTCCAGCGCATAGGCCCCCAGCAGGTCGCGGCGCGTGGCGCCGAGGACTTTCAGCACGATGGCGTCATAGACCCGCCGGTGATGCCCGGCGATGACGGCGCCCGCCAGAACCAGCGTTCCGACCACGAGGGTCAGCCCCGTCACGGCGCGGGCGGCAGCCCCGATAGCGCCGAGAATCGCCGTTACCGTATCCAACGCCTCGCGCACCCGCACGGCAGAGACATTGGGGAAAGCGTCGCCCACCTGCCGCAGCATCGCTTCTTCCTGCGCCGGGGGCACATGAATGGTGGCGAGATGGGTATGCGGTGCCGACTCCAAGAGACCGGGGGAGAAGATCAGCACGAAGTTGAGGTTGAAACTCTCCCACTGGATTTGGCGGAAATTGGCGATCTTGGCGTCAAGGTTTCGCCCCAGCACATTGACCGTAATGACATCGCCGATCTCGACCCCGAACCCCTGGCGGAAGCGCGCATCGAGCGAGACCAGCACCGGGCCTTTATAGTCGGCGGGCCACCAGTCACCCTGCACCACTTTGCTACCCTCCGGCGGCGTCGCGGCATAGGTTAGGCCCCGGTCGCTATCGACGGCCCAGGAAACCTCGGGATCGACGAAGGCTTTTTCAACCGGCACGCCCTTGATAGCGGTGATCCGCCCGCGCAAGGAGGGGACGCGCCGCAAGTCGCTGGCGCCGGGGATCGACAGGGCCAGCGCGTCAAACGCGGCGGTTTGGGTAGACGGAATATCGACGAAGAAGAAGGCCGGCGCTTGATCGGGCAATCTTTCCACCACTTGGCGGTTCAGATTGCCTTCGATCAGCGTCACCGTGACCAGTACGGCAAGACCCAGGCCGAGCGACAGCACGACGCTGGCGGTCGGCGCGCCGGGCCGGTCGATATTGGCGAGTGCGAGGCGCAGGCGCGGGCTGCGCCCCCCCGCCCAAGCCGCGCTGGCAAGCGTGCGGGCAAGGCGCTTCAAACCACTCGCCGCCACCCGGAAGACGCCGAAGCTGACGATAGCGCCGCCGACGAACCAGCCCGCCAGCAGCGGCTGTTGTGCCGTGCCGATGGCCAAGGCGGCCAGGAGGAGGGCGGACAGCCCCATCGCCGCCAGAATGCGCGGGCCGGGCGCCTGACCGCGCGACGATCCGGCATCGCGGAACAGGCTGGCCGCCGAAACCCGCTGCGCCCGCCCCAGCGGCCATAGGCTGAAGGTCAGGGCGGTCAGCAGACCAAAGATTGCCGCCAGGGCCAAGGGGGCGGGATAGAGACCAACCGCTAGCGGTACCGGTAGCAGATCGCCCAAGGCCCCCGCCGCCAGCCAGGGCGCCCCGGCGCCCAGGATCACCCCGATCAGCGTACCGCCGCCCGCCATCAGACCGATCAGCATCAGATACAGCCGGAAAATGAAGCCAGACGGTGCCCCTACGGCCTTCAGCGTCGCAATCGTCACGCTTTTGCCGTCAAGATAGGCGCGGACGGCATTGCCGACGCCCACCCCGCCAACCAGCAGGGCGGTGAGCCCAACGAGGGTGAGGAAGAGCGCCAGCCGTTCAACGAAACGTTCCACCTGGGGCGACGCCTGCGACGGGTCGCGGACGCGCCAGCCTTCGCCGGGGAAGCGGACGGCTAAGGCCGTGCGGAACGCCTCCGCCGTCGTGCCCGGTTTCAGTTCAAGCTTATAGTGAAACTCCGCAAGGCTGCCCGGTTGCAGCAATTGGGTGCGCGCCATATCGGGTAGGGCGATCAGCACGCGCGGGCCGATGTCGAGCGGGCCGCTGGCGCGGTCGGGTTCGCTTTTCAGGGCGGCGGCGATGCGGAACTTCCCCTCGCCGATCTGGATCGTCTCACCGACCGAAAGGCCGAGGCGGGCCAACAAGGCCGGATCGATCACCGCGCCCGGCAGCCCATCGGCCTCGGCCAGAAGCCCCGGCATTGGTTCCGCCGGGGCGGTTTCGATCGTCCCGAACAGGGGATAGACGGCATCCGCCGCTTTCAACTGCACCAGCGAGCGTTTCGCCCCATCGGGCCGCACCGCCATTGCGCGCATTTCAATCGTCTCGGTCAGCCGCGTGCTTTGGCCCGCCAACCAATCTCGTTGCTCCACCGAAACCGGACGATGGACCTGCCGCAGGGTTACATCGCCGCCGAGCAAACTGCGCGCGTCGCGCTCCAGCCCGCCGACGATGGCGGCGGATAGGCTGCCGACGGCAGCGATCACCGCCACCCCGAGAGTGAGGCAGGCGAGGAAAATGCGAAACCCAGCGAGGCCCCCACGCATCTCGCGCAGGGCGAACCTGAGGGCGGGGGTCATGCCGCCGCTCCCAGATCAATCTGACCATCGCGCACCCGCACCACCCGGTCGCAGCGCTGGGCGAGGCTTTGATCATGGGTCACCAGCAGCAACGTGGTCCCGAAACGGTCGCGCAGGCTGAACAGCAAATCCATGATCGCCGTGCCGGTGGTGCCGTCGAGATTGCCGGTCGGCTCGTCGGCGATCAGCAGCTTCGGTTCGATGACGAAGGCCCGCGCCAGGGCGACGCGCTGTTGTTCCCCGCCGGAAAGCTGATCGGGGTAATGGGTCAGGCGGTGGCCGAGGCCGACCTGCTCCAGCGCGGCTTTTGCCCGCTCGAAGGCTTTTGGCTTGCCCGCCAGTTCCAGCGGCACGGCGACATTCTCCAGCGCCGTCATCGTCGGGATCAGGCGGAAGGCTTGGAAGACGATCCCCACGGTTTCGCGCCGCCAGAGGGCGAGATCGTCTTCGCTGAGGCCGCCCAGTTCAACCCCGGCGACGACCACCTCGCCGCTGGTTGCCCGTTCCAGCCCGCCGACGACCATCATCAAGGTCGATTTCCCGGCGCCCGATGGGCCGACGATGCCGACGCTTTCGCCGGGTGTTATGGCGAGATTGACCCCGCGCAGGATATTGACCTCGCCGGCGGCGCTCGCCAGCTTCACCTGAACATTGCGGAGTTGGATCATGGACGGCAGCACTCGCGGCGTAAAATCGGAAAACAGTAACGATCCCTACAAATGGGGCAAAACCTGGGCGAAACAACAGGCGCGGCGGGGTTTCTTGATGGGGATGCTCGGCCTATCGCTGCTCGCCGCCGGGCTGCCCAAGGCAGAGGCGGCGGAGGTGAAGATTCTCGCGCTCGGCGATAGTTTAACCGCAGGCTATGGCCTGCCCGCCGCCCAGGGCTTTACGGTTAAGCTGGAAGCCGCTTTGCGGGCCAAGGGTATCGCCGCGACGGTGATCAACGGCGGCGTGTCGGGCGATACCAGCGCGGGCGGGTTGGGCCGGATCGATTGGATGCTGGCCGATAAGCCGACCCACGCCATCGTCGAACTCGGCGCCAACGATGGGCTGCGCGGTCTCGATCCCGGGCAGATGGAGAAAAACCTCGACGCGATTCTCACCAAGCTGAAAGACGCCGGGGTGAAAGTGCTGTTGACCGGCATGCGCGCGCCGCCGAACTTCGGCGCGGCCTATACGCAGAGTTTCGATGCGGTCTTCCCGCGCCTCGCGGAGCGGCACAAGGTCGCTTTTTATCCCTTCTTTCTTGACGGGGTGGCCGCCAATCCTCAGCTTAACCAAGCGGACGGGATTCACCCGAACGAGACCGGCGTAAACACCGTTATTGAACGTATTTTACCCTCGGTTCTAAGCCTTTTGGCTTCATCTTGATTGTTTTGCTCTCAAAACGAGGCGTTTATGGAACTCCGACGCTTAGGCCGCACCGATGTGCAGGTCAGCCTGATTTGCCTGGGCACGATGACCTGGGGCGAACAGAATACCGAAGCCGAAGCCCACGCGCAGCTCGACTTCGCCCTGGATCGGGGCATCAATTTCATCGATACGGCGGAAATGTACCCGGTGCCGCCGCGCGCCGAAACCCAGGGGCGGACGGAAGCCTTTATCGGCACCTGGCTCGCGAAGCGGCCTGCCGTGCGTGATAAAATCGTGCTGGCGACCAAGGTTGCGGGCGGCGGGCGGGCCATGCCCCATGTGCGTGGGGAAAACCGCAAGCTCGACCGCGCCAATATCAATGCC encodes the following:
- the hpf gene encoding ribosome hibernation-promoting factor, HPF/YfiA family, which encodes MQVTVKGKQMDVGDALRTHITETLTNAVSKYFARPLDATLVLTPDAHLIRADVTVHVARNLTVQAKASATDPYRAADEAIEHAEKRIRRYKRRLKEDHHRGGPLPDVESAPSYVLAPEQEEAPPSAQPMVVAEMQVAIETLAVPDAVMRLDLGDLPVLMFRHATHGGLNVIYRRADGHIGWIDPQGNSQTVRGEPKGELSAAQ
- the rpoN gene encoding RNA polymerase factor sigma-54, whose amino-acid sequence is MVLAPRLDLRQSQSLVMTPQLQQAIKLLQLSNLELTAFVEAELERNPLLEREDTSEAAAPPVEAPRDAAEALTADLPASNDSPLDTDWADTDSLTPGRVTESDGTDLGMVEAGLSMTGGGSGSGSGGSFDDDLRGLEETLSETPTLRQHLMAQVGLTFAQSTDRMIAAALVESIDDAGYLPEPLETFAAQFGCDLARIESVLAQVQRFDPTGVGARSLAECLALQLAEKNRLDPAMQALLNNLPLLAHRDLAGLQRVCGVDAADIADMIGEIRALNPKPGLAFERSAADPVTPDILMQALPDGTWHLELNPETLPRVLVNNRYHTRVRRQSLNKADRDYISEQFQTANWLVKALHQRATTILRVASEIVRQQDGFFRHGITHLRPLILRDIAEGVSLHESTVSRVTTAKYIATPRGMLELKYFFTSAIQSADGSAAHSAEAVRYRIKALIDAEKPDEILSDDKIVEILRADGVDIARRTVAKYREAMRIPSSVQRRREKAFGI
- the lptB gene encoding LPS export ABC transporter ATP-binding protein — protein: MAGTHDDRRWWQKLTGQTPPSPETPAATPRLVATGGSGLAAHSLGKRYKKRPVVRDVSLSVARGEAVGLLGPNGAGKTTCFYMITGLIRADSGRITLDGHDITTLPMYRRARLGVGYLPQEASIFRGMSVEQNIRAVLEVVESDRDKREAMLDALLAEFSIDHLRRTPALALSGGERRRTEIARALASQPDFVLLDEPLAGIDPIAVSDIRDLVKHLKDRGIGVLITDHNVRETLDIVDRAYILHDGVVLMHGTPREIVAHQDVRRVYLGDRFSL
- a CDS encoding LptA/OstA family protein, giving the protein MRWPIVSILVSALLSASALAQLPTTSGSGPVSIDAEKGIEWRRDEKVYIATGGARVQRGGLTVTAQTLRAYYREMPDGQTQITKVEADKDVVIVTASERVVGDKGTYDLDRQLMVVTGKALKLTTPTQVITARDSLEYWDGRKVAVARGDAVAVEADRRIAADVLTAHLAQDASGKANRISKVDGFGNLQIATPAEAASADKGVYDMDRQIATLLGGVKVTQGKNQLNGDYAEVNMKTGVSRILRGPAAGREGAPVRGLLVPGEAQAPTNRAGAAGKGP
- the lptC gene encoding LPS export ABC transporter periplasmic protein LptC, with translation MSAAATVRRVQTRSRWVAAARLLLPAVALTLLAGLLAWPTLFPDEKRFRLSKLPVSREEEATVRMLNPRFVGTDEGGRPYTLTATEATQLAIPGAVTKDSQLLLTQPKADLSGDKGDWVQLSAHEGRYDKDHRMLTMSGAVTMFHDSGYEMHTEQAQADLARKRVAGILPVTGQGPQGDLSAEDGFEILDKGQRVFLIGKSRVVLRDTRGAS
- a CDS encoding KpsF/GutQ family sugar-phosphate isomerase gives rise to the protein MTDLSTLAPTVTAAETNRAVARRVFALAQEGLQTLIDGLAGAGGDRLDAAVDLLEGAAGRIIVTGMGKSGHIGRKIAATLASTGTPAFFVHPGEASHGDLGMITRSDVVLALSNSGETHELLDIIAYSKRFSIPLIAITRQDGSTLGESADVVLPLPKTAEACPNGLAPTTSTTLALAIGDALAVALLERRNFSAHDFKVFHPGGALGQKVRRVADLMHSGEALPLVTPETSLRAAILEMTSKRFGCTGVAGADGRLLGIVTDGDLRRHIENIDRPVAEVMTRNPVTIRPQALAAEAVAILNSKSITSLFVVESGVAVGLLHIHDCLRAGVH
- a CDS encoding DUF2975 domain-containing protein, which produces MSAVDEGLAVMARVGRRARWVIWGCVALLCVLVGLVSLELPTFLLNHPQIAPLVPGSAEVRTALAAMPLTARGLLFVILLISAAPFLWALVEAAQIARLMAAGQGFSPALPRRLRRIGWALVLTLVSRPLAGMGLTAFVTYHLSQSVAIPRATTLSFSSDDLGFALIGIAVLALAAIARSIVALADDARGIV
- a CDS encoding helix-turn-helix domain-containing protein; translated protein: MTIDRLMVERKLKSKDVAEALGITEANFSLLKNGHVKGMRFGTLDKLCTLLGCQPGDILRHDPSEPEAD
- a CDS encoding ABC transporter permease → MTPALRFALREMRGGLAGFRIFLACLTLGVAVIAAVGSLSAAIVGGLERDARSLLGGDVTLRQVHRPVSVEQRDWLAGQSTRLTETIEMRAMAVRPDGAKRSLVQLKAADAVYPLFGTIETAPAEPMPGLLAEADGLPGAVIDPALLARLGLSVGETIQIGEGKFRIAAALKSEPDRASGPLDIGPRVLIALPDMARTQLLQPGSLAEFHYKLELKPGTTAEAFRTALAVRFPGEGWRVRDPSQASPQVERFVERLALFLTLVGLTALLVGGVGVGNAVRAYLDGKSVTIATLKAVGAPSGFIFRLYLMLIGLMAGGGTLIGVILGAGAPWLAAGALGDLLPVPLAVGLYPAPLALAAIFGLLTALTFSLWPLGRAQRVSAASLFRDAGSSRGQAPGPRILAAMGLSALLLAALAIGTAQQPLLAGWFVGGAIVSFGVFRVAASGLKRLARTLASAAWAGGRSPRLRLALANIDRPGAPTASVVLSLGLGLAVLVTVTLIEGNLNRQVVERLPDQAPAFFFVDIPSTQTAAFDALALSIPGASDLRRVPSLRGRITAIKGVPVEKAFVDPEVSWAVDSDRGLTYAATPPEGSKVVQGDWWPADYKGPVLVSLDARFRQGFGVEIGDVITVNVLGRNLDAKIANFRQIQWESFNLNFVLIFSPGLLESAPHTHLATIHVPPAQEEAMLRQVGDAFPNVSAVRVREALDTVTAILGAIGAAARAVTGLTLVVGTLVLAGAVIAGHHRRVYDAIVLKVLGATRRDLLGAYALEYGVLGFATAVIAILIGTLASWGVVTFLMRADWVFLPLPVGAITLLSLGITLALGFAGTWVALGQKAAPLLRQG
- a CDS encoding ABC transporter ATP-binding protein, whose protein sequence is MIQLRNVQVKLASAAGEVNILRGVNLAITPGESVGIVGPSGAGKSTLMMVVGGLERATSGEVVVAGVELGGLSEDDLALWRRETVGIVFQAFRLIPTMTALENVAVPLELAGKPKAFERAKAALEQVGLGHRLTHYPDQLSGGEQQRVALARAFVIEPKLLIADEPTGNLDGTTGTAIMDLLFSLRDRFGTTLLLVTHDQSLAQRCDRVVRVRDGQIDLGAAA
- a CDS encoding arylesterase, encoding MDGSTRGVKSENSNDPYKWGKTWAKQQARRGFLMGMLGLSLLAAGLPKAEAAEVKILALGDSLTAGYGLPAAQGFTVKLEAALRAKGIAATVINGGVSGDTSAGGLGRIDWMLADKPTHAIVELGANDGLRGLDPGQMEKNLDAILTKLKDAGVKVLLTGMRAPPNFGAAYTQSFDAVFPRLAERHKVAFYPFFLDGVAANPQLNQADGIHPNETGVNTVIERILPSVLSLLASS